One window of the Wolbachia endosymbiont of Encarsia formosa genome contains the following:
- a CDS encoding transposase DNA-binding-containing protein: protein MSEVSTNVQYTDGLGDKWLERELKHVNLGNTRLNKRLIKTGYCIEGKASGSINQSCSGWKEAKGAYRLFSNEKLKDKEIYSSHYKETMERMKGNQFVFSVQDTSYLDFDSHIKTKRLGSISKAYTKNKMGLLLHSALIVSKGRIAFRSIFSTMLGTFY from the coding sequence ATGAGTGAAGTAAGTACAAATGTGCAATATACTGATGGCTTAGGGGATAAATGGCTGGAAAGAGAGTTAAAACACGTTAATTTAGGAAATACAAGACTTAATAAGAGACTTATTAAAACAGGATATTGTATAGAGGGTAAGGCGTCTGGATCAATTAATCAAAGCTGTAGTGGATGGAAAGAAGCTAAGGGTGCATACAGATTATTTAGCAATGAAAAGCTTAAGGATAAGGAAATTTATTCTTCCCATTACAAAGAAACTATGGAGAGAATGAAAGGAAATCAGTTTGTTTTTTCAGTTCAAGATACAAGTTATTTGGATTTTGACTCTCATATAAAAACCAAGAGGCTAGGTAGTATTTCTAAAGCTTATACGAAGAATAAAATGGGTTTACTGTTGCACAGTGCCTTAATAGTCAGCAAAGGAAGGATTGCCTTTAGGTCTATCTTCTCAACAATGTTGGGCACGTTCTATTAG
- a CDS encoding AAA family ATPase yields MDAADCIQEEIDVEKFLATTIRIPCRKNVTFFLADQYLNEKSSGPGDIIEPRVLTPGGLLVFGGAPKVGKSDFLISWLTYMAAGKSFLSMSPTKPLRILYLQTEVGYFYMCERMKQLKLDPEVRKLISCNLAITPQTRLLLNEDGIKDIVTEAEKIFDPSTVDVITIDPLRNIFDADEHGSENDNNAMIFFLQERVEKLRSLINPDAGVILVHHTKKCQRSYWNKIHFKALVAQVV; encoded by the coding sequence TTGGATGCTGCTGATTGTATTCAAGAAGAGATAGATGTTGAAAAGTTTTTAGCTACAACTATTCGCATACCATGTAGAAAAAACGTTACCTTCTTTCTTGCAGATCAATACTTAAACGAAAAATCTTCTGGACCAGGTGATATTATTGAGCCAAGAGTTTTAACTCCAGGTGGTCTTTTAGTATTTGGCGGAGCTCCGAAGGTTGGTAAAAGCGATTTTCTCATCTCATGGCTTACATATATGGCTGCAGGAAAATCATTTCTTAGCATGTCACCTACTAAGCCTTTACGAATTCTTTATCTTCAAACAGAGGTTGGTTATTTCTACATGTGTGAGCGCATGAAACAACTTAAGCTTGATCCAGAGGTTCGTAAATTAATTTCCTGTAATTTAGCTATTACACCACAAACAAGGCTGCTTTTAAATGAAGACGGCATTAAAGACATTGTCACTGAAGCAGAAAAGATCTTTGATCCAAGTACAGTTGATGTCATTACCATTGATCCATTACGTAACATTTTTGATGCTGATGAACATGGTAGTGAAAATGATAATAATGCCATGATTTTCTTTCTCCAGGAGAGAGTTGAAAAACTGCGTTCTCTAATCAATCCAGATGCTGGAGTAATTTTAGTGCATCATACAAAAAAATGCCAAAGAAGTTATTGGAATAAGATCCATTTCAAAGCTTTAGTGGCGCAAGTAGTCTGA
- a CDS encoding AAA family ATPase — MSPLFIGRKTELKQLLELTEKNTTSFVVVKGRRRIGKSRLIQEFGKYFEQYYSFIGLPPEKHTTTSYQLNEFSRQVARQFNTSFARYDDWSDLLWAVGERLLSGKTLLLFDEISWMGSKDPTFLGKIKNFWDTQLKNNNKLIFVVCGSASSWIEKNILSSTGFVGRISLTLTLVELSLSDCNQFWPKNISAYEKFKVLAVTGGIPKYLEEVNFKHSAEENIKRLCFTKGGFLVEEFNQIFSDLFMRKTAFYKQIVRALSTGAKEQEEICATLNIVRHGRISEYLHELELAGFIAKDHTWSIKTGTDSRLRRYRLQDNYLRFYLKYIEKDLGKISRDTYSIGFLPEWYTIIGLQFENLVLNNRKSIHNILGIDGIISENPFFQKRTRNNAGCQIDYMIQTKFNTLYICEIKFSKSKIGHSIIQEVQKKIDTLNRPKGFSCRPVLIHVNDVSDDVIDSGYFSHIIDFGELLNYK; from the coding sequence ATGTCTCCATTGTTTATTGGTAGAAAAACTGAGTTAAAGCAATTACTGGAGCTTACAGAAAAAAATACTACATCTTTTGTAGTAGTCAAAGGAAGGCGTCGCATAGGAAAAAGTCGTTTAATTCAAGAGTTTGGTAAGTATTTCGAGCAATATTATTCATTTATAGGTCTGCCACCAGAAAAGCATACTACAACATCCTATCAGCTTAATGAATTTTCTAGACAAGTTGCTAGACAATTTAATACATCTTTTGCTAGGTATGATGACTGGAGCGATTTACTATGGGCAGTTGGTGAACGTCTACTATCAGGAAAAACGTTATTGCTGTTTGATGAAATTTCTTGGATGGGCTCAAAAGATCCAACCTTTTTAGGCAAAATAAAAAATTTTTGGGATACGCAGCTAAAAAATAATAACAAGCTAATTTTCGTTGTTTGTGGATCAGCTTCATCCTGGATCGAGAAAAATATACTTAGCAGCACTGGTTTCGTAGGAAGAATATCGTTAACTTTAACACTCGTAGAATTATCGCTTTCTGATTGCAATCAATTTTGGCCAAAAAACATTTCAGCATATGAAAAGTTCAAGGTGCTTGCAGTAACTGGCGGAATTCCAAAGTATTTAGAAGAGGTAAATTTTAAGCATAGCGCTGAAGAAAATATTAAAAGGCTTTGTTTTACAAAAGGTGGGTTTTTAGTTGAAGAATTTAATCAAATATTCTCAGATTTATTCATGAGAAAAACGGCTTTTTATAAGCAAATAGTCAGAGCTCTTTCTACTGGAGCTAAAGAACAAGAAGAAATTTGTGCTACTTTAAATATCGTAAGACATGGACGCATTTCCGAGTATCTACATGAGCTTGAGCTTGCTGGTTTTATTGCAAAAGATCATACTTGGAGTATAAAAACTGGTACTGATTCACGACTCAGGAGATACAGACTTCAAGATAATTATTTAAGGTTTTATCTAAAATATATCGAAAAAGATCTAGGGAAAATTAGTCGTGACACCTATTCTATAGGGTTCTTACCAGAGTGGTATACAATTATTGGGCTTCAATTTGAAAATTTGGTGCTGAACAATAGAAAGAGCATACATAATATCTTAGGGATTGATGGAATAATAAGCGAGAATCCATTTTTTCAGAAGAGAACGCGTAATAATGCAGGTTGTCAAATTGATTATATGATTCAAACGAAGTTTAACACTCTCTACATTTGCGAAATCAAATTTTCAAAAAGTAAAATTGGTCATTCGATAATACAGGAGGTACAAAAGAAAATAGATACACTAAATCGTCCAAAAGGCTTTTCATGTCGTCCAGTCCTTATCCACGTCAATGATGTAAGTGATGATGTCATAGATAGTGGTTACTTTTCACATATAATTGATTTTGGAGAATTATTAAATTATAAGTAA
- a CDS encoding gpW family head-tail joining protein, which yields MYNEEYLVQIEEAIKKLQNGERVVSIAYGDHVVRYGEVQIKDLLNLRQRIKAELKVAGMKPKRKIVFSTSKGII from the coding sequence ATGTATAACGAAGAGTATTTAGTTCAAATTGAAGAAGCGATAAAGAAACTGCAAAATGGAGAGAGAGTAGTATCAATTGCATATGGTGATCACGTTGTTCGGTACGGAGAAGTTCAGATAAAAGATCTACTAAACTTAAGGCAAAGAATTAAAGCAGAGTTAAAAGTTGCAGGCATGAAGCCGAAGAGAAAGATTGTTTTTTCAACGAGTAAGGGGATCATATAA
- the purH gene encoding bifunctional phosphoribosylaminoimidazolecarboxamide formyltransferase/IMP cyclohydrolase — MKIKRALISVYDKTNITYLASFLMQQQTEILSTGNTYKALSDAGIKTQEVSDYTQFPEILGGRVKTLHPKIHGGILCNREKHKTEMQNLGVKPIDLLITNLYPFWETMNSGSNEEQIIEQIDIGGVALIRAAAKNFHFTSVISSTQDYEALKAEMIKNNNETTLEYRKHLATKAFALTAHYDSSIHSWFLSKSKNNELPEFFALYGHKAQELRYGENPHQKAAFYSNQFTKYPLEKIHGKELSYNNIVDIESALNIISEFEEPAAVIIKHNNPCGVAIGDNALEAYEKALSCDEISSFGGIVALNREIDLKLAEKLNEIFLEVVIAPSVNNEALKILQRKKNLRAIIHKSFQQNVKYQIKNVVGGFLVQENNNHTIKAEEMRRVTECTTTEKEKEDLIFAWKICKHVKSNAIVIAKDGCAIGIGAGQTSRIDSVNIAVKKAGEECKGAVLASDAFFPFPDSIVESTKHGITAIIQPGGSLKDQDVIAAANENKIAMFFTDVRNFLH, encoded by the coding sequence ATGAAAATCAAAAGAGCTTTAATATCGGTATATGATAAAACGAATATAACTTATCTTGCATCGTTTTTAATGCAGCAACAAACAGAAATTCTCTCAACGGGAAATACTTATAAAGCACTATCTGATGCCGGAATAAAAACACAAGAGGTCTCAGATTACACACAATTTCCAGAGATACTAGGTGGTAGAGTGAAAACTTTACACCCTAAAATTCATGGAGGAATACTTTGCAATAGAGAAAAGCACAAAACGGAAATGCAAAATCTAGGTGTTAAGCCAATAGACCTGCTTATAACTAACCTATATCCATTTTGGGAGACGATGAATAGCGGCTCAAATGAAGAGCAAATTATAGAACAAATAGATATCGGTGGAGTGGCGTTAATTAGAGCTGCAGCAAAAAATTTTCATTTTACTTCAGTCATTTCTAGCACTCAAGACTATGAAGCACTAAAAGCTGAGATGATAAAAAATAACAATGAAACAACATTGGAATATAGAAAACATTTGGCAACTAAAGCGTTTGCTCTCACTGCACACTATGATTCTAGCATTCACAGTTGGTTTTTATCCAAGAGTAAAAATAATGAGTTACCAGAGTTTTTTGCACTATATGGACATAAAGCACAAGAGCTCAGGTATGGTGAAAACCCTCATCAAAAAGCTGCATTTTATAGCAATCAATTTACCAAATATCCGTTGGAAAAAATACATGGAAAAGAGCTGAGTTATAATAATATAGTAGATATAGAATCTGCACTTAACATAATTTCTGAATTTGAAGAACCTGCAGCAGTGATAATAAAGCACAATAACCCATGTGGCGTTGCTATTGGTGATAATGCTTTAGAGGCATATGAAAAGGCTCTATCGTGTGATGAAATAAGCAGTTTCGGCGGAATAGTCGCTTTAAATAGGGAGATAGATTTAAAGCTAGCAGAAAAATTAAACGAGATATTTTTGGAAGTAGTGATAGCACCATCAGTAAACAATGAGGCACTAAAAATTTTACAAAGAAAGAAAAATTTAAGAGCGATTATTCATAAATCTTTTCAACAAAATGTGAAATACCAAATTAAAAATGTTGTTGGTGGGTTTTTGGTGCAAGAAAATAATAACCATACAATAAAAGCAGAAGAAATGAGACGAGTAACAGAATGTACTACAACAGAAAAAGAAAAGGAAGATCTTATTTTTGCCTGGAAAATATGTAAACATGTGAAATCCAACGCAATAGTTATAGCAAAAGATGGTTGTGCTATTGGCATCGGTGCAGGGCAAACAAGCAGAATAGATAGTGTGAACATTGCAGTGAAAAAAGCAGGTGAAGAGTGCAAAGGTGCGGTGCTTGCTTCAGATGCATTTTTCCCATTCCCAGATAGCATAGTAGAAAGCACAAAACATGGGATTACAGCTATAATTCAGCCAGGTGGCTCATTGAAAGATCAAGACGTGATAGCAGCTGCAAATGAGAATAAAATTGCCATGTTTTTCACTGATGTTCGTAACTTTCTCCATTAA
- the fmt gene encoding methionyl-tRNA formyltransferase, with the protein MRIIFMGSPGFAVNSLSLLLKSKSGVVAVYTKAPKPSGRGQKPTKSPVHVTAEESNIEVCTPISLKSSAEQEKFRNFKPDVAVVAAYGLILPREIFNIPKYGCINIHPSLLPRWRGAAPIQHTILAGDQETGVSIMQLDEGLDSGPILKQEKFLIEKNDNYKTLHDKLSKLGSDLLLKVLNEIEKQVPLKQNDNDACYADKVEDYKIYASDACEVAYRKVKAFYPKAFIKIENKRIRILDADFEALASEQGKIINDNMHMSLKGGILIPKVVQMEGRNPCSIEDFIRGLKSSMVKKFIE; encoded by the coding sequence ATGAGAATTATTTTCATGGGATCACCAGGATTTGCTGTTAATTCTCTGAGCTTGTTACTGAAATCAAAGAGCGGAGTGGTAGCAGTATACACTAAGGCTCCAAAACCTTCAGGGCGTGGACAGAAGCCAACGAAATCTCCAGTACATGTTACCGCTGAAGAAAGTAACATAGAGGTATGTACTCCTATCTCTCTAAAGTCTTCGGCAGAGCAAGAAAAATTTAGAAATTTCAAACCAGACGTTGCAGTTGTTGCTGCGTATGGATTGATACTTCCAAGAGAAATTTTTAATATTCCCAAATATGGTTGTATTAATATTCACCCTTCATTACTACCAAGGTGGCGTGGTGCAGCTCCGATACAGCACACAATTTTAGCAGGAGATCAAGAAACCGGGGTTAGCATTATGCAATTGGATGAAGGATTAGATTCCGGCCCTATTTTAAAACAGGAAAAATTTCTTATCGAAAAGAACGATAATTACAAGACATTGCATGATAAATTATCTAAGCTAGGCAGTGATTTACTGCTGAAAGTGCTAAACGAAATTGAAAAACAGGTTCCCTTAAAACAGAACGATAATGATGCATGTTACGCTGACAAAGTGGAAGATTATAAAATTTATGCAAGTGATGCTTGTGAGGTTGCTTATAGAAAGGTTAAAGCGTTTTACCCAAAAGCGTTCATCAAGATAGAGAATAAACGTATCAGGATACTTGATGCTGACTTTGAAGCTCTCGCTTCAGAACAAGGTAAGATCATTAATGATAACATGCACATGAGTTTAAAAGGTGGCATTTTAATTCCTAAAGTTGTACAAATGGAAGGGAGAAATCCTTGCAGTATTGAAGATTTTATTCGTGGCTTAAAATCAAGCATGGTAAAAAAATTTATAGAATAG
- the rplT gene encoding 50S ribosomal protein L20, protein MARVKRGVTTHARHKKILKLAKGYRGRAKSCYRIALQRVEKALQYAYRDRRTRKRDFRSLWIIRINAAAREHGLTYGRFMHGLTLAGIDLNRKILAEMAVNYKDDFAKLVEAVSGKLAENS, encoded by the coding sequence ATGGCTCGGGTAAAACGTGGAGTCACTACTCACGCTCGTCATAAAAAAATATTAAAACTGGCAAAGGGTTATAGAGGACGTGCAAAAAGCTGTTATAGAATTGCATTACAAAGAGTTGAAAAAGCACTGCAATATGCTTACAGAGACAGAAGAACCCGTAAACGTGATTTCCGTAGCTTATGGATAATACGTATTAATGCAGCAGCAAGAGAGCATGGGCTTACTTATGGTAGGTTTATGCATGGTCTTACACTTGCCGGCATTGATTTAAATAGAAAAATTCTTGCTGAGATGGCCGTTAATTATAAGGATGATTTTGCCAAATTAGTAGAAGCTGTAAGTGGTAAACTAGCGGAGAATTCTTAA
- the rpmI gene encoding 50S ribosomal protein L35, whose translation MKRIKLKTKSSVKKRFHLTAKGKVISTQSGKRHGMVKRSKSNIRNQRGTTILGKSDSRIVKLYMPYVI comes from the coding sequence ATGAAGAGAATAAAATTAAAAACCAAATCTTCTGTTAAAAAGCGCTTTCACCTTACAGCTAAGGGTAAAGTCATTTCTACTCAGTCAGGCAAAAGGCATGGCATGGTAAAGAGAAGTAAATCTAATATTCGTAATCAGCGCGGTACAACGATTCTTGGTAAATCTGACTCGCGTATAGTTAAGCTTTATATGCCTTATGTTATTTAA
- a CDS encoding PAS domain-containing protein has product MENYTRKERRIVNIVTQHWSEIKGPDRDWPERHEIDTAEIMESWQHCFIIEVKDQGYICENAGEKAVEFYGFEKKTRIDNKHAIDAPFLRLYKIDAVIDKLDTVIESKCPINEEEESESVKMRQVLLPLGNKEGITHILGVITFKLL; this is encoded by the coding sequence ATGGAAAATTATACACGCAAAGAAAGAAGAATAGTGAATATAGTTACTCAACATTGGAGTGAAATAAAAGGACCAGACAGAGATTGGCCAGAAAGGCACGAAATAGACACTGCAGAAATAATGGAGTCATGGCAGCATTGTTTTATCATTGAAGTCAAGGATCAAGGTTATATTTGTGAAAATGCAGGAGAAAAGGCTGTTGAATTCTATGGTTTTGAGAAAAAGACGCGCATTGATAATAAGCATGCAATTGATGCACCATTTTTGCGACTATATAAAATAGATGCAGTCATTGATAAACTTGATACTGTAATAGAGAGTAAATGCCCAATCAATGAAGAGGAAGAAAGTGAAAGTGTTAAAATGAGGCAAGTATTGTTGCCACTTGGGAATAAAGAAGGTATAACACACATATTGGGCGTAATTACTTTTAAACTCCTTTAA
- the alaS gene encoding alanine--tRNA ligase, with protein MKLNEIRERFIKFFISNGHEQVSSSPLIPEHDPTLMFTNAGMVQFKNIFTGAQKTEMKRAVSSQKCLRAGGKHNDLENVGYTTRHHTFFEMLGNFSFGDYFKENAIEFAWKFITKELSLDKNRISITVYHTDDEAYEIWRKISGFSSDKIIRIATDDNFWSMGSTGPCGPCSEIFYDHGSPNLQDDDRIVEIWNLVFMEFNKDEEGNLQKLQKKCIDTGMGLERIATVMQNVHDNYDIDLFSALINKSQEYCGRTENKIAHKIVADHLRAAAFLIAEGVLPGNDGRNYVLRRLIRRAARYIHLLGYNDSLLHLVFPALIDGTNLAYMGDVYPELIRAKSLIEKTLKSEEENFKDTLMKGINLLDKFTADLKSGDTLSGESAFKLYDTYGFPLDITLDILKERKINFDQKGFDNAMKEQKERARANWTGSGEKSVEQVWFNLIDQFGKTEFVGYERDEVKDATVLAIISSKNELIDSAKEGEKITIILDKTPFYGESGGQVGDIGKFLLVIPVLDTGIQIPASRAGMIPDLGVIIVENTNKINDLYLHRCIVESGSVRKGDTVTASINKKRRQDLSRNHSATHLLHFALRKILGDHVTQKGSLVAPNRLRFDFSHNKPVTEDQLSSVEDIVNSLIRENLSRSTKVQGMDQAIDEGAMALFDEKYGDKVRVIKIGDSKELCGGTHVERTGEIGLFKIASECSVASGVRRIEALTGQEAINYVRNNEISLKKVAECVKAPANEIISRLSILSQERKEFETKIKNLYKKIISVENIKSTEINGINFVSHTFTDVPGSIIREFALQQQKPKTVIAFMVTEKDKTVLIVKVSKDLTNKINAKELVSTVTRRDCSGNTELAQTGCDNNKIDDAITAIHSKITACKN; from the coding sequence ATGAAGCTAAACGAAATTAGAGAAAGATTTATAAAATTTTTTATAAGTAATGGCCACGAACAGGTTTCTTCTTCTCCTTTGATTCCAGAACATGACCCAACACTCATGTTTACAAATGCTGGTATGGTGCAGTTTAAAAATATTTTTACTGGTGCTCAAAAAACTGAAATGAAACGTGCTGTCTCAAGTCAAAAGTGCCTAAGAGCAGGCGGTAAACACAACGATCTTGAAAATGTTGGCTATACAACTCGGCATCACACATTTTTTGAAATGCTCGGAAATTTTAGCTTTGGTGATTACTTTAAGGAAAATGCGATAGAATTTGCGTGGAAATTTATCACTAAGGAGTTATCTCTTGATAAAAACAGAATATCCATAACTGTCTACCATACTGATGATGAGGCGTACGAGATTTGGCGTAAGATAAGTGGCTTTTCAAGTGATAAAATCATAAGAATTGCAACGGATGATAACTTTTGGAGTATGGGAAGCACTGGTCCATGCGGTCCATGTTCTGAAATTTTTTATGACCATGGGAGTCCTAATTTACAAGACGACGATAGAATTGTTGAAATCTGGAATCTGGTATTCATGGAATTTAATAAAGATGAAGAAGGTAATTTACAAAAATTACAAAAAAAATGCATCGATACTGGAATGGGTCTTGAGAGAATAGCTACTGTCATGCAAAATGTCCATGATAACTATGATATTGATCTATTTTCTGCTCTGATCAATAAATCTCAAGAGTACTGTGGAAGAACGGAAAATAAAATAGCGCATAAGATCGTAGCAGATCATCTTCGCGCGGCTGCATTTCTCATTGCAGAAGGAGTGCTTCCTGGAAATGATGGCAGGAATTACGTATTACGCAGATTAATTAGGAGAGCAGCACGTTATATCCACCTACTTGGATATAATGATTCTTTATTGCATCTTGTTTTTCCTGCACTCATAGATGGCACAAATTTGGCTTATATGGGAGATGTTTATCCAGAGCTAATCAGAGCTAAAAGCTTAATAGAAAAGACGTTAAAATCAGAGGAAGAAAACTTTAAAGACACTTTAATGAAAGGCATTAATCTCTTGGACAAATTTACTGCAGATTTAAAATCAGGTGACACTCTATCTGGAGAATCAGCATTCAAACTATATGACACTTATGGATTTCCTTTGGATATCACACTTGATATTTTGAAAGAAAGGAAAATAAATTTTGACCAAAAAGGTTTTGATAATGCAATGAAAGAGCAAAAAGAAAGAGCACGTGCTAATTGGACTGGATCTGGTGAAAAGTCTGTTGAACAAGTATGGTTTAATTTAATCGATCAGTTTGGCAAAACGGAATTTGTTGGTTATGAACGTGATGAAGTAAAGGATGCAACAGTACTCGCAATAATTTCCTCTAAAAATGAATTAATTGATTCTGCAAAAGAAGGAGAAAAGATAACTATTATACTTGATAAAACACCTTTTTATGGAGAGTCAGGTGGACAAGTGGGAGATATTGGAAAGTTCCTTCTTGTCATCCCAGTACTTGATACTGGGATCCAGATTCCAGCGTCACGCGCTGGAATGATACCAGATTTAGGCGTAATCATAGTGGAAAATACCAACAAGATTAATGACCTATATTTACACAGATGTATAGTGGAGTCTGGTTCAGTTCGTAAAGGTGATACAGTTACAGCTAGTATTAACAAAAAAAGAAGACAAGACTTAAGCAGAAATCATTCAGCTACACATCTTCTACACTTTGCACTCAGAAAAATCTTAGGTGATCACGTTACTCAAAAAGGTTCTCTAGTCGCACCAAATAGACTAAGATTTGACTTTAGTCACAATAAGCCAGTCACTGAGGATCAGCTGTCTTCAGTAGAAGATATAGTAAACTCTCTAATCAGAGAAAACCTTTCTAGGTCTACAAAAGTTCAAGGTATGGATCAGGCAATAGACGAAGGAGCGATGGCCTTATTTGATGAAAAATATGGTGATAAGGTTAGGGTTATAAAAATTGGAGACTCAAAAGAATTATGTGGCGGTACACACGTGGAACGTACTGGAGAAATTGGTTTGTTTAAGATAGCATCAGAATGTTCCGTTGCATCTGGAGTAAGAAGGATCGAAGCTTTAACCGGTCAAGAAGCAATTAATTATGTACGCAATAACGAAATTAGCTTAAAAAAAGTTGCAGAATGCGTAAAAGCACCAGCAAATGAAATAATAAGTCGACTCAGTATTTTAAGCCAAGAGCGCAAAGAATTTGAAACCAAAATAAAAAATCTTTATAAAAAGATTATCAGTGTAGAAAATATAAAAAGTACTGAAATAAATGGAATAAATTTCGTAAGCCACACTTTTACTGACGTTCCAGGAAGTATCATAAGGGAATTTGCTCTACAGCAACAAAAACCGAAAACTGTAATAGCCTTCATGGTAACAGAAAAGGATAAAACAGTTTTGATTGTCAAAGTAAGTAAAGATTTAACTAATAAGATCAATGCAAAAGAGCTAGTATCTACTGTAACCAGAAGGGATTGCAGTGGAAATACCGAACTTGCCCAAACAGGCTGTGATAACAATAAAATAGATGATGCCATTACAGCAATCCATAGCAAAATAACAGCTTGCAAAAACTAA
- the gpmI gene encoding 2,3-bisphosphoglycerate-independent phosphoglycerate mutase, with translation MNFKSVVLCILDGWGNGIENSKYNAISNASPPCWQYISSNYPKRSLSACGTDVGLPDGQIGNSEVGHMNIGSGRVVMQSLQRINREIETIENNVNLQSFINDLKSKSGICHIMGLVSDGGVHSHQKHIGALANKISQRGIKVVIHAFLDGRDTLPNSGKKCIQEFKESIKDNDIRIATVSGRYYAMDRDNRWERTIEAYEAIAFAKAPHHDDVVSLIDKNYQNNITDEFIRPAVIGDYQGIKSEDGLLLSNFRADRMIQLASILLGKAGYTEVAKFSSILSMMQYKADLKIPHLFPPESFDNTLGQVIADNKLRQLRIAETEKYAHVTFFFNCGREEPLLGEERILIPSPKVKTYDLQPEMSAFELTEELVKKIHSQEFALIVVNYANPDMLGHTGNIKAAEQAVLAVDDCLAKVLSVVKEVGNTALIVTADHGNVECMFDEENNTPHTAHTLNKAPFIISCENLKLRDGKLSDIAPTILQLLGLKKPNEMTGSSLIV, from the coding sequence ATGAACTTTAAATCAGTCGTTTTATGTATACTAGATGGCTGGGGCAATGGAATAGAAAATAGTAAATACAACGCTATTAGCAATGCAAGTCCACCCTGTTGGCAATATATTAGCTCTAATTATCCAAAGCGCAGTTTATCTGCCTGCGGAACTGATGTTGGATTACCAGACGGCCAGATAGGCAATTCAGAAGTTGGACACATGAATATTGGCAGTGGTAGAGTGGTAATGCAAAGCCTGCAGCGCATTAATCGAGAAATTGAAACGATAGAAAATAATGTAAATCTGCAGAGCTTTATTAATGATCTAAAAAGCAAAAGCGGCATATGCCATATAATGGGACTGGTTTCAGATGGCGGTGTTCATTCGCATCAAAAGCATATTGGAGCTTTAGCAAATAAAATATCACAGCGCGGAATTAAAGTTGTGATACATGCATTTTTAGATGGCAGAGACACATTGCCAAATTCAGGGAAAAAATGCATTCAAGAATTTAAAGAGAGCATCAAAGATAATGACATAAGAATTGCCACTGTCTCTGGACGTTATTATGCCATGGACCGTGATAATAGGTGGGAAAGGACAATTGAAGCTTATGAGGCTATCGCATTTGCAAAAGCACCTCACCACGATGATGTAGTATCGCTGATTGATAAAAATTATCAAAATAATATAACCGATGAGTTTATTAGGCCTGCAGTAATAGGTGATTATCAAGGCATAAAATCAGAAGATGGATTGCTATTGTCTAACTTTCGTGCTGATCGAATGATACAATTGGCAAGTATTTTACTTGGTAAAGCAGGTTATACTGAAGTGGCAAAATTCTCTTCAATTTTGAGTATGATGCAATACAAAGCGGACTTAAAAATTCCCCATCTCTTTCCTCCTGAATCTTTTGATAATACTTTAGGGCAAGTAATAGCAGACAATAAATTACGACAACTGCGTATTGCAGAAACTGAGAAATATGCTCATGTGACTTTCTTTTTTAATTGCGGAAGAGAAGAACCTTTGCTCGGTGAAGAAAGAATACTAATTCCTTCACCAAAAGTTAAAACTTATGATCTACAACCTGAAATGTCAGCCTTCGAGCTCACAGAAGAACTTGTAAAAAAAATTCATTCTCAAGAATTTGCGCTGATAGTTGTAAACTACGCTAACCCTGATATGTTGGGACACACAGGTAATATAAAAGCAGCCGAGCAAGCTGTGCTCGCTGTAGATGATTGCCTTGCAAAAGTACTCAGCGTTGTCAAAGAAGTGGGTAATACTGCACTCATTGTTACAGCAGACCATGGTAATGTGGAATGTATGTTCGATGAAGAAAATAACACACCTCACACAGCGCACACTCTAAATAAAGCTCCATTTATTATATCTTGTGAAAATTTAAAACTGAGAGATGGAAAATTATCTGATATTGCACCTACTATTTTACAGCTACTTGGACTCAAAAAGCCAAATGAAATGACAGGTAGTTCATTAATTGTGTAG